One Peterkaempfera bronchialis DNA window includes the following coding sequences:
- a CDS encoding L-aspartate oxidase: MPATHRLTAPAPGWTATTDVIVVGSGVAGLTAALRARAAVGRVMVVTKAMLDDGSTRWAQGGIAAALGEGDTPEQHLADTLVAGAGVCDEDAVRVLVTEGPDAVRRLIATGAAFDTAVDGEILLTREGGHHRRRIAHAGGDATGAEISRALVAAVRSDPAIEVVEHALVLDLLTDADGHAAGITLHVMGEGQRDGVGAILARAVVLATGGMGQVFSATTNPAVSTGDGVALALRAGAEVADLEFVQFHPTVLWLGPDAHGQQPLVSEAVRGEGAHLVDADGVRFMVGQHELAELAPRDIVAKGIMRRMRETGAAHMYLDGRHFGAEMWEQRFPTILASCRSHGIDPVTELIPVAPAAHHASGGVRTDLRGRTTVPGLYACGEVACTGVHGANRLASNSLLEGLVFAERITADLAARQAAGDLPERTPAASGTRAVPLPAPEARAEVQRLMTAGAGVLRSAASMRAAADGLAALAAQARDHLAEEKPADPRVETWEAANLHLVATALVGAAALREETRGCHWREDFPDRDDLRWRRHLTTTLDAATGAPVTALEEQ; encoded by the coding sequence ATGCCTGCCACCCACCGACTGACCGCCCCGGCCCCCGGCTGGACCGCCACGACCGATGTGATCGTGGTCGGCTCCGGCGTGGCCGGCCTCACCGCGGCGCTCCGTGCCCGCGCCGCCGTCGGCCGGGTGATGGTGGTCACCAAGGCGATGCTCGACGACGGCTCGACCCGCTGGGCGCAGGGCGGGATCGCCGCCGCCCTCGGCGAGGGCGACACCCCCGAGCAGCACCTGGCCGACACCCTGGTCGCCGGCGCCGGAGTGTGCGACGAGGACGCCGTACGGGTCCTGGTCACCGAGGGCCCGGACGCGGTCCGCCGCCTGATCGCCACCGGCGCCGCCTTCGACACCGCCGTCGACGGCGAGATCCTGCTGACCCGTGAGGGCGGCCACCACCGCCGCCGGATCGCGCACGCGGGCGGGGACGCCACCGGCGCCGAGATATCCCGCGCCCTGGTCGCCGCCGTCCGCTCCGACCCCGCCATCGAGGTGGTCGAACACGCCCTGGTGCTGGACCTGCTCACCGACGCCGACGGCCACGCCGCCGGGATCACCCTGCATGTCATGGGCGAGGGGCAGCGCGACGGCGTGGGCGCGATCCTCGCCCGCGCGGTGGTGCTGGCCACCGGCGGCATGGGCCAGGTCTTCTCCGCCACCACCAACCCGGCCGTCTCCACCGGCGACGGCGTGGCGCTGGCGCTGCGCGCCGGGGCCGAGGTGGCGGACCTGGAGTTTGTGCAGTTCCACCCCACCGTGCTCTGGCTGGGCCCGGACGCCCACGGCCAGCAGCCGCTGGTCTCCGAGGCGGTCCGCGGCGAGGGCGCCCACCTGGTGGACGCGGACGGCGTCCGCTTCATGGTGGGGCAGCACGAGCTGGCCGAACTGGCGCCGCGCGACATCGTCGCCAAGGGCATCATGCGCCGGATGCGGGAGACCGGCGCCGCCCACATGTACCTGGACGGGCGGCACTTCGGTGCCGAGATGTGGGAGCAGCGCTTCCCCACCATCCTGGCCTCCTGCCGCTCGCATGGCATCGACCCGGTCACCGAGCTGATCCCGGTCGCCCCCGCCGCCCACCACGCCTCCGGCGGCGTCCGCACCGACCTGCGCGGCCGCACCACCGTGCCGGGGCTGTACGCCTGCGGCGAGGTGGCCTGCACCGGGGTGCACGGCGCCAACCGGCTGGCCTCCAACTCGCTGCTGGAGGGCCTGGTCTTCGCCGAGCGGATCACCGCCGACCTGGCCGCCCGGCAGGCGGCCGGCGACCTGCCCGAGCGGACCCCCGCCGCCTCCGGCACCCGGGCCGTACCGCTGCCGGCCCCCGAGGCCCGCGCGGAGGTCCAGCGGCTGATGACGGCCGGCGCGGGCGTGCTGCGCTCCGCCGCCTCCATGCGCGCCGCCGCCGACGGCCTGGCGGCGCTGGCCGCCCAGGCCCGCGACCACCTCGCCGAGGAGAAGCCCGCCGACCCCCGGGTGGAGACCTGGGAGGCGGCCAACCTCCACCTGGTCGCCACCGCCCTGGTGGGCGCCGCCGCACTGCGCGAGGAGACCCGGGGCTGCCACTGGCGGGAGGACTTCCCCGACCGGGACGACCTCCGCTGGCGCCGCCACCTCACCACCACCCTGGATGCCGCAACCGGCGCCCCCGTCACCGCCCTTGAGGAGCAGTGA
- the nadC gene encoding carboxylating nicotinate-nucleotide diphosphorylase produces the protein MAGGCGEGCACGEGEEYESGLDPALAELLTEAGLDPVEVEDIATLALAEDLAGGEDVTSAATVPADAEATGDFTARAAGIVAGLRVAEAVISLVCEDEFEVERHAEDGDRVEAGEVLLTVRGRTRALLTAERSALNLLCHLSGVATATRAWVDAVEGTGAEVRDTRKTTPGLRALEKYAVRCGGGVNHRMALSDAALVKDNHVVAAGGVAEAFRAVREAYPELPVQVEVDTLDQLPPVLEAGADLILLDNFTVDQLKEAVALVAGRARLEASGGLTLTDAREVAQTGVDYLAVGALTHSSPILDIGLDLRA, from the coding sequence ATGGCCGGAGGCTGCGGCGAGGGCTGCGCCTGCGGTGAGGGCGAGGAGTACGAGAGCGGGCTGGACCCGGCGCTCGCCGAACTGCTCACCGAGGCCGGCCTGGACCCGGTCGAGGTGGAGGACATCGCCACCCTGGCGCTGGCCGAGGACCTGGCCGGCGGCGAGGACGTCACCTCCGCCGCCACCGTGCCGGCCGACGCCGAGGCCACCGGTGACTTCACCGCCCGCGCGGCCGGCATCGTGGCCGGGCTGCGGGTCGCCGAGGCCGTGATCTCGCTGGTGTGCGAGGACGAGTTCGAGGTCGAGCGGCACGCCGAGGACGGCGACCGGGTGGAGGCCGGCGAGGTGCTGCTCACCGTACGCGGCCGCACCCGGGCCCTGCTCACCGCCGAGCGCAGCGCGCTCAACCTGCTCTGCCACCTCTCCGGCGTCGCCACCGCCACCCGGGCCTGGGTCGACGCGGTCGAGGGGACCGGCGCGGAGGTCCGCGACACCCGCAAGACCACCCCGGGCCTGCGCGCCCTGGAGAAGTACGCGGTGCGCTGCGGCGGCGGCGTCAACCACCGGATGGCGCTCAGCGACGCCGCCCTGGTCAAGGACAACCACGTGGTGGCGGCCGGTGGCGTCGCCGAGGCGTTCCGCGCCGTCCGGGAGGCGTACCCGGAGCTGCCGGTGCAGGTGGAGGTGGACACCCTGGACCAGCTCCCGCCGGTGCTGGAGGCCGGGGCCGACCTGATCCTGCTGGACAACTTCACCGTCGACCAGCTGAAGGAGGCCGTCGCCCTGGTGGCCGGCCGCGCCCGGCTGGAGGCGTCCGGCGGGCTGACCCTGACCGACGCCCGCGAGGTGGCGCAGACCGGCGTGGACTACCTCGCCGTCGGTGCGCTCACCCACTCGTCGCCGATCCTGGACATCGGCCTGGACCTGCGCGCCTGA